tatgcaaatgtttAACCTCTCGAGAATCTTAGAATGGACACAAGtgacagaggaaaaaaacaaaacaaaagatacTCAGAATTACAAGTGATGTAGTACGTGAAGGatattctctgtttttctccagatcgagggtgtgtgtgagagagaatggcCCCAAGGCCATCTTCAGGTGAATTATGGGGTCTACACCTGATGCCCCCCCGTATTTTGGTGGATTGCTGTTTACCCAATGGGATGCTCGTCAGTCTGGAGTGTTTACGTGAAGCTCCACTCATCAGTATCAAACAGCAGCTTTTCACAGAGGCCCGCAAATACCCCCTCTACCACCTCCTGCAGGTAGAAACCGCCTTCTACCTCTCCTATTCATGTGAAAGATGATgattaataaatgtgtcatatttaaaaataacgCATCTGTGTGACTGGTAGGAGGAGTCTTGCTACATCTTTGTGGGTGTGACTCAGGAGGCAGAGAGGGAGGAGTTTTATGATGAAACACGGCGACTGTGTGACCTTCGACTTTTCCATCCTATCCTAAAGGTCATCGAACCTCTTGGCAACCGAGAAGAGAAGATCCTCAACCGTGAGATCGGTCTGTGCGTGTTTGGttttgtgatttgtgtgtgtgtgtgtgtgtgcgtgtgtgtgtgagagagagagagagatagagatggtgtgtaacttttttttttatgtaggcTTTGCAATAGGCATGCCAATCTGTGAGTTTGAGCTGGTGAAGGACTCGGAGGTGCAGGACTTCAGGAGGAGcatcctgagtgtgtgtagggaggCAATGGAGGAGCGTGAAGGAGGAGGACCACACACTCATGCTCTGTACGTTTACCCCCCCAGTGTGGAGTCATCACCGCAACTACCACAACACATCTACGCCAAACTCGACAAAGGTGTGTGATGGTTCCTTCAGTCCCTGTGAGGGGGATGAGCGTgttaatatctatatatactaTGTTctgttatatataaaatgatgaacacattctgaccaatcagaatccagaattcagcagtgctgcGGTGTAcattctctgtgtgtctgtctgtgcaggGCGTTTGATTGTGACGATCTGGGTGGTGGTGTCTCCATCTAATGCTAAGCAGAAGTACACGCTGAAGATCGCTCACGACTGTGTGCCGGAGCAGCTGATCGCTGAGGCCATCAGGAAGAAGACACGCAGTATGCACCTGTCGGCTCAGCAGCTTCgtctgtgtgtgcaggagtACCAGGGACAGTACATCCTCAAGGTGTGCGGCTGTGATGAGTACCTGCTGGAGAAGTACCCACTCAGCCAGTACAaggtgaggatggtgtgtaaTGGAAAGTAATTATGGTCTGAGTAAAGACAGACCATCTTTTACTAACTGTacatgtgctttgtgtgtgtgtgtgcgtgtgtgtagtaTATCCGCAGTTGTATCATTGTGGGGAAGTTGCCACACCTCATGTTGGTCAGTAAGGACAGTGTGTATGATCAGTTGCCCTGCAGTGGCTTTGTTACTCCATCGTACAGCCGCCGCACCCCCCAGCCGAGCCCAAGCCCCGCAGGAGGTGACCCCACTAACCCCCGCTCACTCTGGGCCTTCAACACTCACACTCCGCTCCGCATCAGGCTCATCTGCGCCACCTATGTCAACGTCAACATCCGAGACATTGACAAGGTGAAGCTTTGCTTCCATTAGAGGTTTTTGGTATGTTTGGTAACAATTTACATGATGATTGTAAGTTTGaagtgtaagtttgtgtgtgtgtgtatgtgtgtgtgttagatctACGTGAGGACTGGTATATATCATGGAGGAGAGCCTTTATGTGACAATGTCAACACACAGAGGGTTCCGTGTTCCAACCCccggtaaaacacacacacacacacacacacacacacacacacataaacacacatttttctaaACAACACAGAGTGTGACTtgctgttttctgtgtgtgtgtgcagatggaATGAGTGGCTGATGTATGATATTTCTCTGACTGATCTCCCACGTGCTGctcgtctctgtctctccatctgctCTGTCAAGGGTCGCAAGGGGGCTAAAGAGGTTTGACCATTGTGATCATAAAATGTAGCCTAGAATTAGTTTAAAACAATTTCtaacacatttgtgtgtgtgtgtgtgtaggagcactGTCCCCTGGCCTGGGGCAATGTCAATCTGTTTGATTATAAGGACACTCTGGTCAGTGGTAAAGTGGCTCTGAGTCTGTGGCCTGTTCCACATGGACTAGAGGATCTGCTCAATCCCATCGGTGTGGCAGGATCCAACCCcaacaaggtgtgtgtgtgtgtgttgtcccctATTGCATTTTCATATGcaaacaataattattattatctcagaaatttaaaaatatgttacATTACATGTAGTGAAtatagacatctctctctctctctctctctctgtctgtctttctctgtaggAGACTCCATGTGTAGAGTTGGAGTTCCCCTCCTTTAATCACACAGTGGTTTTTCCTGATGAACAGCAGATCGAGGAACATGCTAACTGGATCATCTCCCGAGAGCTGGGATACAACTACTCTCTCAGCctggtaatacacacacacacacacacacacacacacgtgccaaCGTCTTAATGACTCtactttatgtgtgtgtgtgtgtgttcagagtaaTCGGTTGGTGTGTGACAGCTCCATCTCTCAAGCAGAAGCTGAACAACTTCGTGCTCTCTGCAACCGAGACCCACTGTATGAGCTCTCAGAACAGGAGAAAGACTTTCTGTGGAGACATCGgtacacataaacaaacacattttttggTGTAGCTCAAAAGGGCAGAACCTATCTTgggttaatatttatatatatatatacacatatatatatacacgtgtgtgtacatgatgtatgtatatgtgtgtgtgtgtgtgtgtgtgcagacattATTGTGTGAATATTCCAGAAAGTCTTCCCAAGCTGCTTCTCTCTGTCAAATGGAACTCACGGGATGAGGTGTCACAggtaaaaaaacacacacacacaatgtgctAGGTTAACCATTACTTGTTTTGTTGTCCTTTCCTggttgtcatgtttgtgtgtgtagatgtgttgtCTGCTCCGTGATTGGCCCCTCATGCAGCCTGAGTCAGCTCTGGAGTTGTTGGACTGTAATTTTCCTGACCCGACGGTGAGAGAATTTGCTCTGCGCTGCCTCATGCAGGGACTCACTGATGACAAGATCAGCCAGTACCTACTGCAGCTcgtccaggtgtgtgagagagtgtgtgtgtggtgtgtgagtgtcatACTAAATGCAATCCATTGGTGCCTCACAGCAGCCCCACCTTTCTTCTGGTATCTGTCCATGGGGATagcagggtttgtgtgtgtgtgtgtgcgttacaGGTTCTAAAGTATGAGATGTATCTGGATAATCCTCTCGCTCGGTTCCTTATTAAGAAagctctgaccaatcagaggatAGGACACTTCTTCTTCTGGCACCTGAAGTGAgtaacatacatacacacacacacacacacacacacaccctacaccactcTGAGGAAAACGATGatgataattgtgtgtgtgcatgtgtgtgtgtgtgtgtgtgtgtgtgtgtgcatgtgtgtgtgcactgtgtgtagGTCAGAAATGCACAATAAGACAGTGTCTCGGCGGTTTGGTTTGCTCTTAGAGGCGTTCTGCAGGTCATGTGGTATTTACCTGAAACACCTAAACAGACAGGTGGAGGCCATGGACAAGCTGGTGAACATCACTGACATGCTGAAACATGAGAAGAAGGACGAGACgcagaaggtaacacacacctgtctcacctctCTCACCTCCACACATACCTGTATGCCTCGTGCTGTGTTCTGATTGCCTGATGAGTTTTATGATGGGCTGTGATTGGCTGTTTCAGACCCAGATGAAGTTCCTGGTTGAACACATGTCCCGTCCTGATTACATGGAGGCTTTGCAGGGATTTGTCTCTCCTCTGAATCCTGTACATCAACTGGGTaacctcaggtacacacacacacaaacacacacacacatactcttataAACACAACAACCTCTCCTGTGTGTTTAAGACAAAATGATCTTATTTAAtggtctgtatttgtgtgtgtgtgtgtgtgtgtgtgtgtgttgtgtgtcaggttGGAGGAGTGCAGGATCATGTCTTCAGCAAAGCGTCCTCTTTGGCTGAACTGGGAGAATCCTGACATCATGAGTGAACTTCTCTTCACCAACAACGAGATTATCTTCAAAAATGGAGatggtgagagtgtgttttcAGTGAATCAGATCATTTGGCTTACCAAAAAGAGTTGACTTTTGGCCCCCAGACAACTCACTGCCATTGTATTTTTTTCATAAACTGAAAGAATATGGTTGAAAATGACTCCTGAAACCTTGTGATTTAACAAAATAATGTCTTTAAAATGCATCTTATACATTAAATtgaaacacacacgcacacacacgagtCAGTCCTATGCCTCCAAATCACACTTACAGACAGTTCAGGTGTTTCTGTAGTATTTAGATTAAATGACGGAAGAGTGATGATGTCACTGACATGATGCTGTAAcctggtgtgtgttacagaccTGAGGCAGGACATGCTGACTCTACAGATCATTAAGATCATGGAGAGCATTTGGCAGAATCAGGGACTCGACCTGCGGTGAGacttttaaacaaaacacattccatatacacacacgcacacacacacacacacacacacacacacacacactattacatcCATAGAGTTATAATATAGACCAATCTGATTAAACCAATGTACAGAATCAGCTGATCATagcacagactctctctctctctctctctctgtctgtctgtctgtctctctctctctctctctctctctctctatgtttgTCTACAGGATGTTGCCGTATGGGTGTCTCTCTATCGGAGACTGTGTGGGTCTGATTGAGGTGGTGAGAAACTCCTTCACTATAATGCAGATTCAGTGTAAAGGGGGCCTGAAGGGGGCGCTGCAGTTTaacagtaacacactgcaccactggatcagagagaAGAACAAGGGGGAGAAGTGAGACaaaacccacatacacacacacacacactactgtacacatcggtctttattaaaaaaaaaaaaaaagaatgtgatCAAATCTGTTTCACTcatggtctgtctctctctctctctctctctctctctctctctctctctttctctctctctcagttatgACAGAGCTATTGATCTGTTCACTCGTTCGTGTGCTGGTTATTGTGTAGCCACGTTTATCCTTGGAATTGGAGATAGACACAACAGCAACATCATGGTCAAAGAGAACGGACAGgtagcacacaaacacacacacacacaatatctataATGTGCACCAAACACCAGTGTGATTCTACACAAATACGTAATTGTGCCATGAGtttttatgctttcatttcaatATATGCTCTTAatttctctttgtctcactctctgtctgtctttttgtcttactttctttgtctgtctctctgtagttGTTCCATATAGACTTTGGACATTTTCTAGAccataagaagaagaagtttgGTTATAAGCGTGAGCGTGTCCCCTTCGTCCTCACACAGGATTTCCTCATCGTCATCAGCAAAGGAGTGCAGGAGTGTACCAAGACCAAGGAGTTCGAGAGGTTCGAGAAGTCCCACCTCATCACTGACAGCTGGACAGAGAAATCGTATTTATTAAAATagtctggattgtgattggtcagaaggagttgtttctatagcaacattTTATCAGGCTTATGAGATTGTGGActctaattgtgtgtgtgtgtgtgtgtgtgtttgtgtaggtttCAGGAGATGTGTTACAAAGCGTACCTGGCGATCCGTCAACACGCAGGTCTCTTCATTAACCTGTTCTCGTTGCTGTTGGGCTGTGGGATGCCTGAGCTGCAGAGCTTCGACGACATCGCCTACCTGAGGAAAACCCTTGCTCTGGAGAAGAGCCAGCAGGAGGCACTGGAGTACTTCACCAAGCAGATGAATGATGCCCACCATGGTGGCTGGACCACCAAGATGGACTGGATCTTCCACACTATCCGGCACATGCCCAATGAGCACTGAGACAtgcacacaaagacagacacacacacttcaggacTGCTCTGGAGAACTTCAGGAGCAGTGAGGATTCTTAGAACAGCTTCAGGAGGTTGGTTGGAGCCTTTGACGCACATTTattaaatgaacacacacacacacacacacacacaaacaaaactttCCTGCACTAATATTACAGCACTGCACTAAGTAGGGATGATAGTCACTACAGATTTACAGAAGAACTGAATATGCACAGttattatgcacacacacacacacacacacacaaacacaagcacaaataCAGCTGCACTATGTAGGGACCATAAATAGTGAGTGTAATAAGTGAATTCTGAAATTCACACTTGAAGTTTATCTTCCTTTTGCTGATGATGACATGCAAAAAGCTCTTCTCCATTCAGCTACCACTAATTCTGCACTATAGGTCCTCAGGGTTACACAAGGGTCAAAGGTCAAGCTTTGGTGTCAAAACTGAGGCCAAAATCTGCCTCCAGCACGCAcgtcccataatgcactgcaaaCCTGAAAAAAACTGATATGCTTGAGTAGCACGATCAAGAGGATGTGACAGTCTTCCTCAGTAAACTCTTACTACACTTTTAGGAATAATGCAACATTAACATTCGTGTGAAAGAGCTTTAAAACCAGCGTCACTGTGAAATCAATCCAATCTTCTGACCGGCTCAGAACAAGCGCTGAACAATCAAACATATCGATCAATCATCCTGTCTAAAGCCTCACATGATGCTGAAATAAACTCATGAGCTTCATTTGTTAGAATTGTTCCCAGACCTACGCCTCCTACAGAGTCTGACTCTAAAACACTTAAAGGCTAAAATGTGTGTAACTTATTTATCCATTAAATCTCTTTCTAAATTAAAAGCTTTGAATtgtattttctatttaaatggaaaaaatccTATTAATTTAAATAACTAATTTATAAATCTAAGTCAGTAATTAACTTGTAAAAGCAAGCTAAAAGAGAAATTAGTTTATAGTTGTTATTGTATTTGACATCAGTCAGCATTTCACACCTGTACGCTGCAATCATCtttataaaaggaaaaaagccTCAGTTGTAAATCATATTTGCACAATTAGTCATTAATAACTCAGGTGTTGAATGAAAAACAATGTCCTTCAATCTATCTTATTGATGAATCGATCATCTTTCTAATATTCCAGCttcatttcttcttttcctctctaAACGATAGTACTTCCACCCGAAACCAAGCTTACTGAACtctattctaaaaaaaaataattctggtTTTCTTTATAAAATACAAGGATGAGGGGAAACTTTGACCTAATTTACATCATTCAACAGCATCTTAAATGCTCACGTCATGACGTTCACACAAGCTCCATTTTAGTCTTGTCTGTGgcaggccatgcatttcacacctaggccttcactggtgtccttcctgaattaatccacctctataccatcattatgaccccacggcaatagatactaatcaactgttaaatagcaaagtaaaaaagaaattaggctacagtatttcgcacctcacaaggaatagtcaattttattacagtctgccttgaaaatgcatttgtaaggatgtctgtgaccaaatcgatttcttctcctctgtcagccattgtgagttaaaatgtatatattttatttggtttgtgcgattcactgcctctgactactccaattatccaatcaaaggacgggaaattgctgacgtaatcgtatgcctgctagacggccccagtgacgccaactccaatgtcattgccacttattttaagctacgggcgcctgcactattgatcctgaaggccttaaggcagatttctttcactctgggaacacatgatgtcatccactggctgaaatatgattggataaatactcttatcataaatatacactactggaagcagcgcaaccaagagaaaagctatgaaatgtagagaatagactattgggaataattgaatacacattcatggaaaaatatattaaatatattaaaatccaagtcagtgattcagatcactgctgtttaggccagcagagaaggccttgctggccctgacggcccaccactgagTCTTGTAGATGTCACAAAACTTGTAAATGTGACATTATTACGCTTATTTCCAGCACATTCTGACTGACCAacgatcatttttttttttttagatctaagctttaatttacattttttctttaaaaattacaCCTTTAAAGGTTCCATAACTTGTATAAACTGAGAAAATCCAGAACACTGAAAAAATCAAGCATAAGCCAATAAAATGAACTAACTATGTTTTAAATCATGGTGCTGATGTCACTGTAAGAGGTTAGATTGCTAATTTACTTGTTGGAATGTACATATTTGAAGTGTTTATGTTGTCTAACATCCTGTAGCATGACTGGTTTGTCTCGTGTGCATTTAGCTTGAACAGATAAACGGGTATTGACCAGAGTGCGTTTCCATGGTTACAGCATTACCCGCCAGTTAGAGTTTAGTTTCTGGGGTTTATTCGAGTAGAGTTTTAGCTTTTATGTTGTTGGGAGGTTCATGCTTTCTTGTCAAACTTAATAAATAAGTAGAATTCTAAATAGTAGGGATGtagctgtgtatttttttgtggtgtgatgatcaCCTGAATCAACAGTCTCTATCACCAACTCCACATTTCACACATTCAACTCATTTCTGCCTCAAACCTTAAAACAAACTACACTACAAATGATACAATTAAATACAGGCCTTTTTATTGCTTTACACAAAATTCCAAATCAATCCACATTTTATGTTTCACATCTCTGATATaaatcaaataacaaaaaaacaaaacagcaaaaaaccttgtttgaaatttttttaaatgaaaaagctCAAGTCTCAATCTCTGTCACATTTGTCCGTGTATTTTGACTTCCTGTCAATCAGGTAGCTCCAATTATTCTTCAACTTTAACCCCAACAACATTCATGCTGTAGCATTATCATGAATTAAACAGAATTCAAATGAACTTCATAATCACAACCAAGGACTTGAAGAACGGACAAGAGGATGATTTGCGTTTGTTTGACCAGAATGAGTCTGTTTACAGATTTGCTCTCAGgagaaatgtaatatatttaaataacaacaaaatggGTTTATCATAGAGGACTCAGTCCTCAGTAGTTCATCAGAACAATGTAGCAGAAACCAAGTGACATCACACATGGAGATACTGTTGAACTTCAGTCAGTCGCATGATTCATCGTAGTTTGGATTTATGGAATGGATTAATGCGCTGCAGTTTTGCACAAACTCTGGATTTTCCATTCTGTAGAATGAACAAAGCTTTAAAAGCAATATTGTACATTGGGatcagatttattcatttagggTCCTGCAAAATTAGACTTGTGTCAGTCAGTAGATTTGTGACGTTGGAAAATCACTGTACTGTAATTTTGAtaaattgttttgtatttttgttcagACAAATGAGTGGATGTTTGTCACCTGATGATGTTTATAGTGATGTTTTATGAAATAAACTTTTTCTCAGCTGTGTCAAAAGTGTGCTGTGTTTTGTATCATAGACACAACATCGATCATATAAGCTGACATTGTAAATGAAGCTGTTAGTTTATtacaaatgtgtaaaaaaaacccagctcaAATTAATTTGACTGCAACACGTCATTATCTTAACCACAGGAACCTTTTAAGATTGGGCATGCTGCTTATCTGTACTCTTGCTCAGTTCAGTTTGACTCACATCGTCACACCGTTCTCTGTTCACCGAGTCCGTCTCCGGTCCGTTGGCTCTTTGCGTGTTTTAATCAGAATGAGGCTCTCAGCTGATTGCGTATGTTCTTGATCTCCAGCTCCAGCTGCTGAATCCTGCTGTCTCGCTGACATAGCTGCTGCCTCAGTGACCTGATCTCTTCCTGCTGCTTATAAAACACATTCAGCAGCTGAAACACACAGCGAATgtacagacactcacactgagctCATTCAGGTTAATACTGAGAACAAATTCCACTGAGTCTAACTGTACCTCCTTGTCTACGGCCGGTGGCGTGTAAGCCACTGACTCGCACCACCGAACCCCAAAGCATCTGTCTGTCCAGCTGTTCCACTGAGTCTCATCCTCCTGCCACTCTGATAGGTCAACAATGTCATACCCTGCTTTCTCATTGGCCGATTTCTCTGCTCTGTAGTTTTCCTGGAGGAGGTCCAAGCTGCAGGCTGGGCGCTCAGTGTCCTGCTCTGGAGCTGGGTACGGGTTCTGCACTTTGGTCTCAGGCCTCAGACACATCAGCAGCGGGCCTACAAtcagaacattttatttatatttaccaGCTGCTAGGTGGCAACATTGCTATGTTTTAAATCAAGCAGCTTAATTGTAGAAATACGTTTCACTATCTTAGCAGCCGCATTACATATTTTAATCCTTTATGTTGCACTTTTTGGTTAGTTTTTAATGAAAGATTAATTAGAGGCACCGCCTTCAGAATACAGAGCACATGATATCTTTTATATGCTTTTTTTAAAGGCTGAAATCTTATTAATAAAATCTTATTATTACTGAACATCTGTGTACACATTTGAACAGTGTGACCCAGTGAACATTTCAGAGTGACAAATTACTGAGCTCAGAAACGACTCCAGGCCTTACATGCAGTGAAAGTGTGGAACAGGTTATTGTGTGTAAGCAAGACATTCTCAGATGTTTGTAAACTGACTACAGAAAACTCACCTTTGTTTTGCCCCATGAGCCACTCCTGAGCCGTCATGGCCGCCTCGTTGCTCGCTGTCATCGGATAAATATCCTCCTGAAAGTCCTCAGACTGAACATCACGGTCAGGATGGAATATAtgcataaaaaatatttgaaatgaaatatgctTAAAAGTGTGTTGTTTACCTTTCTTGGTACAATAAAGGATAACGGTTCCACGAGGTCTTTTACTGTAACGAGGCGATAAAAACGAAAGACTTCACACTGCACAGTGTTTAAACCTCGCTTCGGCATCACACCTGCTCCAAATAACcgtaaaaaaaatcagaagaaTCTAGAACATTTCTCTCAGTGCCTCTGTAtagtgatacagtgtgtgtgtgtgtgtgtgtgtttgtacttgcCCAGGCCCTTGTGTGGAAGTGGAGACCGATATTCTGCCAGGAAATGTATGTACGGTTTCTCCGAACTCACTTCATAGTACCGAATATTGCCatctccctacacacacacacacagagggagagaatgtgtgcatttgtttgtatatatatatatatatatgtgtgtgtgtgtgtgtgtgtgtgtgtgtgtgtgtgtgtgtgtgtgtgttatacctTGCCAGCCaggtagagtatgtgtgtgtcagggtcataaaatggaaaaagaacACCAGAACCTCCATCCACATCCTCCTCCAACAATGGCTCAGATAAATcatcctttaacacacacaccccagtgtCAATAATCCTGAAgaaacatggtgtgtgtgtgtgtgtgtgggtgtgtgtgtgtgtgagtgtgtgttaccggGTCCCACAGGGCGAACTGTCTCTGGTTCCACTTGGAAGTTCCAGTTGTGAGCAGCAGGTTCCGGTTAGAGAGGAACAGAACCTTGAAAGCCTTGTGAGACTCATTACAtgactcctgaacacacacacacacacacacacactgagatacttCCTGTGTGGGGGGTCTGCACAGCTAATAAAGAGTGACTTGTTTCCTGCTGTGGGTTGGtggcacacacatacaaaagtaaatataaagtattgtgtattatgaagagagagagacacacacacgtgtgtgtaccTGAAGTGTGTGCCCTGTGCGTGGCTCGAGAACTCGGACTCGTCTGTCTCTGCATGTTGTCGCAATTCTGCTGCCGTCCTCACTAAAGCTCACACTCATCaccaggtcagtgtgtgtgtgtatcacacacactggagtctTCACCACAACCACACCCACATGgtccacacgccacacacacacctgcagcacacacacacagcataaagaCACACCAGAATATGTGTATAAAGATGAtagtctctgtgtgtatgtgtgtgtgtctgtgtctatacacactctataatcgTAGGCAGAGCTTAACAAGATGTCTTTTGCGGTTGGATGCCACTCGATAAGCCCCACCCTCCGGACGTGGCCTAACAACTCCTTCTGTGGTTTGATCAGATTACCCTTCAATCCATTACAGGGAATCTGCCACACTTtaacctacacacatacacacacacatacacacacacacacacaggaacagggAGACGGCAGCATATAGAAGGATATAGACGAGAAATTATAGATGGAATGATATATTGATAAAATATAAGATACAAcaatgaatagatagatgaatgaaatGATAGAAATAGAACAGTAGggcatgcagagagagagagagagagagggagggagaaatgaatggagggatgaagacagaaacaggaagctggagaagaagagaaggggTGAAGTATGAAGTATGACATGATGAAATGATACAGACATTaacaaaaaagcagaaatgaGGAATGATAGACAGATGGCTGAAAAGTGTTTTATCCAATCAAAGCCTCACACAAGTGTTT
The DNA window shown above is from Hemibagrus wyckioides isolate EC202008001 linkage group LG15, SWU_Hwy_1.0, whole genome shotgun sequence and carries:
- the zgc:158659 gene encoding phosphatidylinositol 4,5-bisphosphate 3-kinase catalytic subunit alpha isoform isoform X3 encodes the protein MPICEFELVKDSEVQDFRRSILSVCREAMEEREGGGPHTHALYVYPPSVESSPQLPQHIYAKLDKGRLIVTIWVVVSPSNAKQKYTLKIAHDCVPEQLIAEAIRKKTRSMHLSAQQLRLCVQEYQGQYILKVCGCDEYLLEKYPLSQYKYIRSCIIVGKLPHLMLVSKDSVYDQLPCSGFVTPSYSRRTPQPSPSPAGGDPTNPRSLWAFNTHTPLRIRLICATYVNVNIRDIDKIYVRTGIYHGGEPLCDNVNTQRVPCSNPRWNEWLMYDISLTDLPRAARLCLSICSVKGRKGAKEEHCPLAWGNVNLFDYKDTLVSGKVALSLWPVPHGLEDLLNPIGVAGSNPNKETPCVELEFPSFNHTVVFPDEQQIEEHANWIISRELGYNYSLSLSNRLVCDSSISQAEAEQLRALCNRDPLYELSEQEKDFLWRHRHYCVNIPESLPKLLLSVKWNSRDEVSQMCCLLRDWPLMQPESALELLDCNFPDPTVREFALRCLMQGLTDDKISQYLLQLVQVLKYEMYLDNPLARFLIKKALTNQRIGHFFFWHLKSEMHNKTVSRRFGLLLEAFCRSCGIYLKHLNRQVEAMDKLVNITDMLKHEKKDETQKTQMKFLVEHMSRPDYMEALQGFVSPLNPVHQLGNLRLEECRIMSSAKRPLWLNWENPDIMSELLFTNNEIIFKNGDDLRQDMLTLQIIKIMESIWQNQGLDLRMLPYGCLSIGDCVGLIEVVRNSFTIMQIQCKGGLKGALQFNSNTLHHWIREKNKGENYDRAIDLFTRSCAGYCVATFILGIGDRHNSNIMVKENGQLFHIDFGHFLDHKKKKFGYKRERVPFVLTQDFLIVISKGVQECTKTKEFERFQEMCYKAYLAIRQHAGLFINLFSLLLGCGMPELQSFDDIAYLRKTLALEKSQQEALEYFTKQMNDAHHGGWTTKMDWIFHTIRHMPNEH